One window of the Thermostaphylospora chromogena genome contains the following:
- a CDS encoding GntR family transcriptional regulator: MVNPRDPRTPYQQIADDLREKITRGVYGPGDRLPSYSELSRTWNVSVPTVQRALRTLKAEGLITGSTGKGLFVREQLPMMAVSASYLAPGPDGTWPTWKSEAAKRGMTGTQRLAYVGRVPVDDLPDDIAISGGEENVITRRRIMYLDGVPVQLADSIYPLSVAEGTPLAEPQPIPGGTPKLLAELGYQPWEYEEIVTARMPTPEEADQLQLADGVPVIRIMRTSTTADGRVVEVMVMTLAADRHQLHYRLPVHT; the protein is encoded by the coding sequence ATGGTCAACCCGCGAGATCCGCGAACGCCATATCAGCAGATCGCTGATGATCTGAGGGAAAAGATCACCAGGGGTGTCTACGGGCCCGGCGACCGCTTGCCGTCCTATAGCGAGTTGAGCCGCACGTGGAACGTCAGCGTCCCCACCGTGCAGCGAGCCCTCAGAACGCTAAAAGCCGAAGGACTCATCACCGGCAGCACCGGCAAAGGGCTGTTCGTCCGTGAGCAGCTACCCATGATGGCTGTTTCCGCCTCCTACCTCGCGCCCGGCCCTGACGGCACATGGCCCACGTGGAAGTCAGAAGCCGCTAAGCGGGGCATGACCGGCACACAGCGCCTTGCGTACGTAGGGCGCGTGCCGGTCGACGACCTGCCGGACGATATCGCGATCTCCGGCGGTGAGGAGAACGTGATCACGCGACGCCGGATCATGTACCTCGACGGCGTGCCCGTGCAGCTCGCCGACTCCATCTATCCGCTGAGCGTGGCGGAGGGAACGCCGCTCGCTGAGCCTCAGCCGATCCCCGGCGGTACGCCGAAGCTACTCGCTGAGCTTGGCTATCAGCCCTGGGAGTATGAGGAGATCGTGACCGCCCGCATGCCGACACCGGAGGAAGCTGACCAGTTGCAACTCGCGGATGGCGTCCCGGTGATCCGGATCATGCGGACCTCGACCACCGCTGACGGCCGAGTGGTCGAGGTCATGGTGATGACGCTGGCGGCGGACCGTCACCAGCTCCACTACCGGCTACCGGTCCACACCTGA
- a CDS encoding ParA family protein, translating to MIAVANDKGGVGKTSITANLSALYATAGYRVLALDLNRQANLSDDLGYRGSPVDDQGAGLLATLLAGQPVRPVPVPGRPGLDVVPGGVALGDLTGVMVGRVQQRGRQAFRALAVSLAPVAAGYDVVIIDTPPENTLLVDLALGAARWLIMPTKTDGGGLVGMQLLAERYIIAREINPDLELLGVVLFGTTRGATAIHRSVRDQVERAFGTGTSPMLTAMIGHSERIAVESRALGRVAHELESDAASQPAWWEALRAGDRTARRIPPTAANVAEDYRKLAAEVLDRLAAAESVETGNAEEVRGE from the coding sequence GTGATCGCAGTAGCGAACGACAAGGGCGGCGTCGGCAAGACCAGCATCACGGCGAACCTCAGTGCTTTGTACGCGACCGCGGGTTACCGCGTGCTTGCCCTTGACCTCAACCGACAGGCCAATCTGTCAGATGATCTCGGCTACCGTGGCAGTCCGGTTGACGACCAGGGCGCGGGCCTGCTCGCCACGCTATTGGCCGGTCAACCGGTGCGGCCGGTACCGGTACCTGGGCGGCCTGGCCTCGACGTCGTGCCGGGCGGTGTCGCCCTCGGCGACCTGACCGGCGTCATGGTCGGCCGAGTGCAGCAGCGCGGCCGCCAGGCGTTCCGGGCGCTCGCTGTATCACTGGCACCCGTGGCAGCCGGGTATGACGTGGTGATCATCGATACCCCGCCCGAGAACACGCTGCTGGTCGATCTGGCGCTTGGCGCGGCCCGATGGTTGATCATGCCGACGAAGACGGACGGCGGCGGCCTCGTCGGCATGCAGCTACTCGCCGAGCGGTACATCATCGCCCGCGAGATCAACCCTGATCTAGAGCTGCTCGGCGTGGTCCTGTTCGGTACCACTCGGGGCGCGACCGCGATTCACCGGAGCGTGCGCGATCAGGTCGAACGCGCGTTTGGTACTGGCACCTCGCCGATGCTTACGGCGATGATCGGCCACTCAGAGCGGATCGCGGTGGAGAGCCGCGCCCTCGGCCGAGTGGCGCACGAGCTCGAATCGGATGCGGCGAGTCAACCCGCATGGTGGGAGGCGCTGCGGGCTGGCGACCGTACGGCGCGACGCATCCCGCCGACAGCGGCCAACGTGGCTGAGGACTACCGCAAATTGGCGGCGGAGGTCCTCGACCGCCTGGCGGCCGCCGAGAGCGTCGAGACTGGCAATGCTGAGGAGGTCCGTGGTGAGTGA
- a CDS encoding tyrosine-type recombinase/integrase, with translation MTEIIPTAIHRPGDAAPGAPGTGALPPVTPLVRSVGDIAGLSPRRAKGDGGEVPGADVDTVDALPDHEWALVAGWLESKLGATTRRGYLADIAAFIRWRDAVAPGVSLLQITDSHLNHYRDQLATGRAPAGLARPGRPLAAATVARRLSSLSSLYAYAVRHRSLAANPAEPVVRPKLSSEGTTPARTIEEQAALVNGAEAIAERYPADAAAVALLAVCALRVGELTALTVGQIHEDAGHCVVTFRRKGGDTARIPVPPRVCRLLAPLLDGRPTDAPLFTREDGRPFDRWRMTTALRRAATAAGINPKGLTPHTARATAATALIEAKVPLADVQKLLGHASPVTTQRYNRGTKELDGHAAYQMALLLARNG, from the coding sequence GTGACAGAGATCATCCCCACCGCGATCCACCGCCCGGGGGACGCCGCCCCGGGCGCTCCCGGCACCGGCGCGCTCCCCCCGGTCACCCCGCTGGTCCGCTCGGTCGGCGACATCGCCGGGCTGTCGCCCCGCCGCGCCAAGGGCGACGGCGGCGAGGTGCCCGGCGCCGACGTGGACACCGTGGACGCCCTGCCCGACCACGAGTGGGCGCTGGTCGCCGGGTGGCTGGAGTCCAAGCTGGGCGCGACCACCCGGCGCGGCTACCTGGCCGACATCGCCGCGTTCATCCGCTGGCGCGACGCGGTCGCTCCGGGGGTGTCCCTGTTGCAGATCACCGACAGCCACCTGAACCACTACCGCGACCAGCTCGCCACCGGTCGCGCGCCCGCCGGCCTGGCCCGGCCCGGCCGCCCACTGGCGGCCGCCACCGTCGCCCGCCGCCTGTCGAGCCTGAGCAGCTTGTACGCCTACGCGGTGCGCCACCGCTCCCTGGCGGCCAACCCCGCCGAGCCCGTCGTGCGCCCGAAGCTCTCCAGCGAGGGCACCACCCCGGCCCGCACCATCGAGGAGCAGGCCGCCCTCGTGAACGGCGCCGAGGCCATCGCCGAGCGCTACCCGGCCGACGCGGCCGCCGTCGCGCTGCTGGCCGTGTGCGCGCTGCGCGTCGGCGAGCTGACCGCGCTCACGGTCGGCCAGATCCACGAGGACGCCGGGCACTGCGTGGTGACCTTCCGCCGCAAGGGCGGCGACACCGCGCGCATCCCGGTACCGCCGCGGGTATGCCGCCTGCTGGCCCCGCTCCTCGACGGGCGGCCTACCGACGCGCCGCTGTTCACCCGCGAGGACGGCCGCCCCTTCGACCGCTGGCGGATGACCACCGCCCTGCGCCGCGCAGCCACGGCCGCCGGGATCAACCCCAAGGGCCTGACCCCGCACACTGCCCGTGCCACCGCCGCCACGGCCCTGATCGAGGCCAAGGTGCCCCTCGCCGACGTGCAAAAGCTCCTCGGCCACGCCTCACCGGTGACAACGCAGCGCTACAACCGCGGCACCAAGGAACTCGACGGGCACGCGGCCTACCAGATGGCCCTCCTCCTCGCACGCAACGGGTGA
- a CDS encoding DUF6247 family protein → MSAQPAEPHPIGYDPDEILARLPERYRPAFLADYRAAMVAAAHETWRWHDLTKTLRLWHLRSLTYSASGYEQARADAAAGVPGVPVEQVIPEWAKLASQAE, encoded by the coding sequence ATGAGCGCGCAGCCGGCCGAGCCGCACCCGATCGGGTATGACCCTGACGAGATCCTCGCCCGCCTGCCCGAGCGATACCGGCCCGCGTTCCTGGCCGACTACCGGGCAGCCATGGTCGCGGCCGCACACGAGACGTGGCGCTGGCACGACCTGACCAAGACGCTGCGCCTGTGGCATCTGCGGTCGCTGACCTACAGCGCTTCTGGGTACGAGCAGGCCCGCGCCGACGCGGCCGCGGGCGTGCCTGGGGTGCCGGTCGAACAGGTCATCCCCGAGTGGGCCAAGCTTGCCAGTCAGGCCGAGTGA
- a CDS encoding type II toxin-antitoxin system RelE family toxin, translated as MRYRVEFHAAASAQIPGLPAEAFRALVDELLIIAADPHHRGLPHPDDPSGIFREQVFGGAGLVSYMVDEAAHVVRVYAITWAG; from the coding sequence GTGAGATACCGCGTCGAGTTTCATGCGGCGGCCAGCGCGCAGATTCCCGGCCTGCCCGCCGAGGCGTTTAGGGCCCTGGTCGATGAGCTTCTCATCATCGCGGCGGACCCTCATCATCGGGGCCTGCCGCACCCTGACGACCCGAGCGGCATATTCCGGGAGCAGGTGTTCGGCGGCGCTGGTCTGGTGTCGTACATGGTCGACGAGGCCGCACATGTGGTACGGGTCTACGCGATCACGTGGGCAGGTTGA
- a CDS encoding GntR family transcriptional regulator produces MTDAIDHDAPTPVYKQLAAILRRRIEAGDLVGRLPAEADLMEIYGLGRDSVRKGLTLLKEAGLIESVQGRGTFVVPPDQRPKGEPESSE; encoded by the coding sequence GTGACCGACGCGATTGACCACGACGCGCCCACCCCCGTCTATAAGCAGCTCGCGGCCATTCTGCGGCGGCGGATCGAGGCCGGCGACCTCGTCGGCCGCCTGCCTGCCGAGGCTGACTTGATGGAGATTTACGGCCTCGGCCGCGACAGCGTGCGCAAAGGGCTGACGCTGCTGAAAGAGGCTGGGCTGATCGAGAGCGTGCAGGGCCGGGGGACCTTCGTTGTTCCGCCCGATCAGCGGCCCAAGGGCGAGCCCGAGAGCAGCGAGTAG